Proteins encoded in a region of the Rothia mucilaginosa genome:
- a CDS encoding ATP-dependent DNA helicase yields MTDSGAYGATHPGARPGTHPGSGAGMLTPAQWCEHNSWQLPNGVLFSAEAASNDPALKPADYRSALDIAEMLNGVDGKKPTPEQIRMIEAGPAPTLVIAGAGSGKTATMVDRVIWLVDNGFVRPEEVLGVTFTRKAATELRSRMRAGLNTLRRSRRVAPTDEELREGIADPTVLTYHSYANNLVKEYGLRLGVEQDAQMLGDAQKWQLAAQIVQYWEGELPLDKDDVPVSAATMINQLLQLSDECAEHLVDPQDVIDFCTEQLAAYAAVPDPRRATKTERDIQKVQRLLRNRRVYARMAMSYARVKARMQVLDFGDLMRFAARIAEADPAIREGERARFKVVLLDEFQDTSHAQMSLFSSIYGADEAAGIPAHPVMAVGDPKQSIYGFRGASDGQMFSFYRHFPTKHVQPLFLSIAWRNDISVLNAANHVAEKLKEVPEWVRAADGDITAAQVPDLRPRCALVGEPGSPAFEQAAAGMVGRVDLTYHDSDREEAVAIAERIAAMRTQAVREYERAYAAHRSGDGSVRPRLKMPEIAVLARVHGQLDPIRVECERLGIPVQQVGLGGLLSQPEVVDLVSALRVLADPNRSDALARLLTGARWRLGAADMLALGDWAQSLVRERERALREQMALRMLAEAEDADDADDAAAINLQAEHLRAAQERLDETLKGAVEDSSGYASLIEAVENLPQDGADGEPLYGEQYRGRRFSPAALERLRAFAEQMRVLRAGLSEDLGTLLYEIERTMLLDIELAVRPGTDPLGSRANLDAFHEVAAAYGMSAPRINAMIYAGSDGVSAEEGDPGARRFLLSSGGVSYVMGFLAWLERADDEEKGLALGTVEPDPNAVQLMTMHAAKGLEWDHVLLPGLCGSATGGQTPNLWQMSANTALPWPLRGDREYLPSILETPEEITAFEKAKDLEDYLAEHKDDAAEHAGMEDRRLMYVAMTRARNLLALSAYRWKSAAMLPLPVQPFWEELMEMLFKSLFDMGTPTVDAPSVRFEETMDTPWAAPQLVGMGLSYTMPNPADKRKKVHLNHVRRWAEQLAESKYRLAEPVTLVHGTVVDPSNLPPAPDEAALLEELELYPVDADELIPVQAEARANARAKYAEQVQRYAWALVEAMAPALAQDWQLAAPSVRARTVAENCTRLNLPVPEWIIEATEREKWRETQPPQPGFSPTVAAALPIEVRGQFAQKNYEDRNPNLGAVLTAMWPFDPLERPVIWRWASDDALTQGTKEMLRRGQHEHLEREIAINSSSRREAVERAALAVELAVGAGDDDLHQSGDVAGESASHPAPAASAAAAAQGESAIPDSLRQQAVDWEREADLLLLMMGQTDPVPSNQLPGHLSASTFIRLSKDPQGTMHQLMRPVPQRPSRAATIGTAVHALIEEHFGVAPSADPLEAPDAEDTVGVDLPGSTAASATSTAPADPSDSASPADLQEQDEFTFEDAYEESESELDASVQRLWERFATSEWGSDEWKDRIWAVEYPVETHIEGVSLRGRIDAVFRTEDEDGERWVLVDWKSGSRPKMATMQSRRFQLGLYRIAFSRIMGVDPERISTVFVYLGGKGVAEVWDHQIRGGLPTEAQLAKVIREARKG; encoded by the coding sequence ATGACTGACTCTGGCGCATACGGCGCTACTCACCCGGGCGCTCGCCCCGGTACTCACCCCGGTTCTGGCGCCGGCATGCTCACCCCCGCCCAGTGGTGCGAGCACAATAGCTGGCAGCTACCCAACGGCGTGCTCTTCTCGGCAGAAGCCGCCTCGAACGACCCCGCGCTGAAGCCTGCCGACTACCGCAGCGCCCTTGATATTGCCGAGATGCTCAACGGCGTTGACGGTAAGAAGCCGACCCCCGAGCAGATCCGCATGATTGAGGCGGGCCCCGCCCCGACCCTCGTCATTGCCGGTGCGGGTTCGGGTAAGACCGCGACCATGGTTGACCGCGTGATTTGGCTGGTCGACAACGGTTTTGTGCGCCCTGAAGAGGTGCTGGGTGTGACCTTCACCCGCAAGGCGGCAACCGAGTTGCGCAGCCGTATGCGTGCCGGTCTGAACACTCTGCGCCGTAGCCGCCGCGTCGCCCCGACCGATGAGGAGCTGCGCGAGGGCATCGCTGACCCGACCGTGCTCACCTACCACTCCTACGCGAACAACCTGGTCAAAGAGTACGGTCTGCGCCTGGGCGTGGAGCAGGACGCGCAGATGCTTGGCGACGCGCAGAAGTGGCAGCTTGCCGCGCAGATTGTGCAGTACTGGGAGGGGGAGCTGCCCCTCGACAAGGACGACGTGCCGGTGTCTGCGGCGACCATGATTAACCAGCTGCTGCAGCTCTCTGATGAGTGTGCGGAGCACCTGGTTGACCCGCAGGACGTTATTGACTTCTGCACCGAGCAGCTGGCGGCGTACGCGGCGGTGCCCGATCCGCGCCGTGCGACGAAGACCGAGAGGGATATTCAGAAGGTTCAGCGTCTGCTGCGTAACCGCCGGGTGTACGCGCGCATGGCGATGAGCTACGCCCGCGTGAAGGCGCGCATGCAGGTGCTGGATTTTGGTGACCTGATGCGCTTTGCCGCCCGCATTGCGGAGGCTGACCCGGCGATCCGCGAGGGTGAGCGTGCCCGCTTCAAGGTGGTTCTGCTGGACGAGTTCCAGGACACTTCGCACGCGCAGATGAGCTTGTTCTCCTCGATTTACGGTGCCGATGAGGCGGCGGGTATTCCGGCGCATCCGGTGATGGCTGTGGGTGACCCGAAGCAGTCGATTTACGGTTTCCGTGGTGCTTCGGACGGCCAGATGTTCAGCTTCTACCGTCATTTCCCGACTAAGCATGTGCAGCCGCTGTTCCTGTCCATTGCGTGGCGTAACGACATTTCGGTGCTGAACGCGGCGAACCACGTGGCGGAAAAGCTGAAGGAAGTTCCCGAGTGGGTGCGTGCCGCCGACGGCGATATTACCGCCGCTCAGGTTCCTGACCTGCGCCCGCGCTGCGCCCTGGTGGGGGAGCCTGGCTCGCCCGCTTTTGAGCAGGCTGCCGCGGGCATGGTGGGGCGCGTCGATTTGACGTACCACGACTCTGACCGCGAGGAGGCTGTGGCTATCGCCGAGCGTATTGCGGCGATGCGCACGCAGGCGGTGCGCGAGTATGAGCGCGCCTACGCGGCGCATCGTTCCGGCGATGGTTCGGTGCGTCCGCGCCTGAAGATGCCCGAGATTGCGGTGTTGGCGCGTGTGCACGGTCAGCTGGACCCGATTCGTGTGGAGTGTGAGCGTCTGGGTATTCCGGTGCAGCAGGTGGGTTTGGGCGGTTTGCTCTCCCAGCCGGAGGTTGTGGATTTGGTGTCGGCGCTACGTGTGCTGGCTGATCCGAACCGTTCGGATGCGCTGGCGCGCCTGCTGACGGGTGCGCGTTGGCGCCTGGGCGCGGCAGATATGCTGGCGCTGGGTGATTGGGCGCAGTCGCTGGTGCGTGAGCGTGAGCGTGCCCTGCGTGAGCAGATGGCGTTGCGTATGCTCGCGGAGGCTGAAGACGCCGACGACGCCGACGACGCTGCTGCTATCAACCTGCAGGCGGAGCACCTGCGTGCTGCCCAGGAACGCCTGGACGAAACCCTCAAGGGCGCGGTGGAGGATTCCTCCGGCTACGCCTCCCTGATTGAGGCGGTGGAGAACCTACCGCAGGACGGCGCGGACGGCGAACCTCTCTACGGTGAGCAGTACCGCGGCCGCCGTTTCTCCCCGGCGGCGCTGGAGCGTCTGCGTGCTTTTGCCGAGCAGATGCGCGTGCTGCGTGCCGGTTTGAGCGAGGACTTGGGCACGCTGCTGTACGAGATTGAGCGGACCATGCTGCTGGATATTGAGCTGGCGGTCCGCCCGGGTACCGACCCGCTGGGTTCACGCGCGAACCTGGACGCTTTCCACGAGGTGGCCGCCGCCTACGGCATGTCGGCGCCGCGTATTAACGCGATGATTTACGCCGGCTCTGACGGCGTGAGCGCGGAGGAAGGCGACCCGGGTGCGCGCCGCTTCCTGCTGTCTTCGGGCGGCGTGAGCTACGTGATGGGCTTCCTCGCGTGGCTTGAACGTGCCGATGACGAGGAGAAAGGCCTGGCGCTGGGCACTGTGGAACCTGACCCGAACGCGGTGCAGCTGATGACCATGCACGCCGCGAAGGGCCTGGAGTGGGATCACGTGCTTCTGCCGGGCCTGTGCGGTAGCGCCACCGGCGGGCAGACCCCGAACCTGTGGCAGATGTCGGCTAATACGGCGCTGCCCTGGCCGCTGCGTGGCGACCGCGAGTACCTTCCCTCGATCCTTGAGACCCCGGAGGAGATTACCGCCTTCGAGAAGGCGAAGGACCTGGAAGACTACCTGGCCGAGCACAAGGATGATGCCGCCGAGCATGCCGGCATGGAGGACCGCCGCCTCATGTACGTGGCGATGACCCGTGCCCGTAACCTGCTGGCGTTGAGCGCCTACCGCTGGAAGAGCGCCGCTATGCTCCCCCTGCCGGTGCAGCCCTTCTGGGAGGAGCTGATGGAGATGCTTTTCAAGTCGCTCTTTGACATGGGCACCCCCACGGTAGACGCGCCCTCTGTGCGCTTCGAAGAGACGATGGATACCCCCTGGGCGGCGCCGCAGCTGGTGGGCATGGGCCTGTCGTACACGATGCCGAATCCCGCCGATAAGCGCAAGAAGGTGCACCTGAACCATGTGCGCCGCTGGGCTGAGCAGCTGGCTGAATCGAAGTACCGCCTGGCGGAGCCGGTGACCCTGGTGCACGGTACGGTCGTGGACCCCTCGAACCTGCCGCCCGCCCCAGATGAGGCGGCACTGCTGGAAGAGCTGGAACTCTACCCCGTAGACGCCGACGAGCTAATCCCCGTACAGGCGGAGGCGCGCGCGAACGCTCGGGCAAAATACGCCGAGCAGGTGCAACGCTACGCTTGGGCGCTGGTTGAGGCTATGGCTCCCGCCCTCGCGCAGGATTGGCAGCTGGCGGCTCCTTCCGTACGAGCACGCACGGTGGCGGAGAACTGTACCCGCCTGAACCTGCCGGTGCCCGAATGGATCATCGAAGCCACCGAGCGGGAGAAATGGCGTGAGACGCAACCGCCTCAGCCCGGTTTCTCGCCCACGGTGGCGGCGGCGCTGCCGATTGAGGTGCGCGGCCAATTCGCTCAGAAGAACTACGAGGACAGGAACCCGAACCTGGGTGCGGTGCTGACCGCCATGTGGCCTTTTGATCCGCTGGAGCGCCCCGTAATTTGGCGTTGGGCTTCTGATGACGCTCTCACGCAGGGTACGAAGGAGATGCTTCGCCGCGGCCAGCATGAGCACCTGGAACGTGAGATTGCGATAAACTCCTCGAGCCGTCGCGAGGCGGTGGAGCGTGCCGCCCTGGCGGTGGAGCTCGCCGTCGGCGCGGGTGACGATGACCTGCACCAGAGCGGGGATGTCGCGGGGGAGAGCGCAAGCCACCCTGCACCCGCCGCATCTGCCGCAGCCGCGGCACAGGGTGAGTCCGCCATTCCCGATTCCCTGCGCCAGCAGGCGGTGGACTGGGAACGCGAAGCCGACCTGCTACTGCTCATGATGGGGCAGACCGACCCGGTGCCCAGCAACCAGCTGCCGGGGCATCTGTCCGCATCCACGTTCATCCGCCTGAGCAAGGACCCGCAGGGCACGATGCATCAGCTGATGCGCCCGGTGCCTCAGCGTCCCTCGCGTGCGGCAACAATTGGTACGGCGGTGCACGCGCTGATTGAGGAGCACTTCGGCGTCGCACCGAGTGCCGACCCGCTGGAGGCACCCGACGCGGAGGATACGGTGGGCGTTGATCTGCCGGGTTCCACTGCCGCCTCAGCCACCTCCACCGCGCCCGCAGACCCCTCTGATTCTGCAAGCCCGGCTGACCTGCAGGAACAGGACGAGTTCACCTTCGAGGACGCCTACGAGGAGTCCGAGAGCGAACTGGATGCCTCCGTTCAGCGCCTCTGGGAGCGCTTCGCCACCAGCGAGTGGGGTAGCGACGAGTGGAAGGACCGCATCTGGGCGGTCGAATACCCGGTCGAAACCCACATCGAGGGCGTAAGCCTGCGCGGCCGTATCGACGCGGTGTTCCGCACCGAGGACGAGGACGGCGAACGCTGGGTGCTGGTGGATTGGAAGAGTGGTTCCCGCCCGAAGATGGCGACCATGCAGTCTCGACGCTTCCAGCTGGGCCTGTACCGTATCGCGTTCTCCCGCATTATGGGCGTGGACCCGGAGCGTATCAGCACCGTGTTCGTGTACCTGGGCGGCAAGGGCGTTGCGGAGGTGTGGGATCACCAGATCCGCGGCGGCCTGCCCACGGAGGCGCAGCTGGCGAAGGTGATCCGTGAGGCGCGCAAGGGCTAG
- a CDS encoding phosphotransferase has translation MTLSPLQLAAIVSAGVPGIYPVGAEPVREDSDDFDSAIIADSTGRRWRVRAPRRPDASMRLEAEHLILQSFSPGLRARLPFAVPTVAGTVPYAGGNVFVYTHIPGTIYDVDQLAELSRREVAANRPSLASIIAKDIATLHVMPEDIIYEADLPSYSSEQIRLRKNAELERAAATGKVPADLLAHWRTVLSPGPMWQFRPRVVHGDMRAENLVLHVTPTEARIVEVTGWSEVHVGDPAQDFAWLYSCQDIDFTDEAIEVYRQQMPQLPDAYLAQRANFYAEFAIAQWLTHTVEVGDRDGATHAVSMLLDIQDDLRASGELLGQEEVGPLVGPAE, from the coding sequence GTGACTTTATCTCCCCTTCAGCTAGCAGCCATTGTCTCCGCCGGAGTGCCCGGGATTTACCCCGTTGGCGCCGAACCGGTCCGCGAAGACAGCGACGACTTCGACTCGGCAATCATCGCCGACTCTACCGGTCGCCGCTGGCGAGTGCGCGCCCCGCGCCGCCCCGACGCCAGTATGCGTCTGGAAGCTGAACACCTCATCCTGCAGTCGTTCAGCCCCGGCCTGCGCGCCCGACTGCCCTTCGCCGTGCCCACCGTCGCTGGCACCGTACCGTACGCGGGCGGCAACGTATTCGTGTACACGCACATCCCCGGCACCATCTACGACGTGGACCAGCTCGCCGAGCTGAGCCGCCGCGAAGTTGCGGCGAACCGCCCCTCCCTGGCGTCCATCATCGCCAAGGACATTGCGACCCTGCACGTGATGCCCGAAGACATTATTTACGAGGCTGACCTGCCCTCCTACTCTTCGGAGCAGATTCGCCTGCGCAAGAACGCCGAGCTCGAGCGTGCCGCCGCAACCGGCAAGGTGCCCGCCGACCTGCTCGCGCACTGGCGTACCGTGCTCTCCCCCGGACCCATGTGGCAGTTCCGCCCGCGTGTGGTCCACGGCGACATGCGCGCTGAAAACCTCGTGCTGCACGTGACTCCTACGGAGGCGCGCATCGTCGAGGTCACCGGCTGGTCCGAGGTGCACGTGGGCGACCCCGCGCAGGACTTCGCCTGGCTGTACTCTTGCCAGGACATTGACTTCACCGACGAGGCGATTGAGGTGTACCGCCAGCAGATGCCTCAGCTGCCCGACGCCTACCTGGCGCAACGCGCGAACTTCTACGCAGAGTTCGCGATTGCCCAGTGGCTCACCCACACCGTGGAGGTTGGTGACCGCGACGGCGCAACCCACGCCGTGTCCATGCTCCTGGACATTCAGGACGACCTACGTGCCTCCGGAGAACTACTCGGACAGGAGGAGGTCGGCCCGCTGGTCGGTCCCGCCGAGTAG
- a CDS encoding ATP-dependent helicase, with the protein MTATPQQPQHMISADDILAGLDPDQRAVATELDGPMRVLAGAGTGKTRAITHRIAYGIAIGRYQGPRVLALTFTLRAAEEMRTRLHQLGAHGVQARTFHSAALRQLAYFWPQVVGGTFPSIVQNKATLITEAANRLRISTDRSLLRDLASLIEWAKVQLLTPDTIMQRLSEKQLPSAITPQNMQRIFQAYEDLKDERNFIDFEDVLLLTIAMLEEDEKLAATVRNQYRHFVVDEYQDVSPLQQRLLDVWLGGRDDICVVGDASQTIYSFTGATSRYLLDFPRRYRGAHTVKLTRDYRSHSQVVELANRLLAARRPHPDSSPHSWAPPLELMSQRGPGVDVEWFGYADDEQEAAGIAEDIRDLIEKDGVPPSEIAVLFRTNAQSAAIESALAAAHIPYQLRGAERFFERPEVKQAMLALRGSAKSTDGTEDVTRYTRDVLGGLGYKEEGPLSGGATRQKWESLAALVHMVDMMAQNRQEQLQEHRANPRPGVPEPLPLTMHEVVATLNHRSEFNDAPQVNGVTLASLHAAKGLEWDAVFLCGLNEGLMPITFATTPDEVDEERRLLYVGITRARKYLWLTWTMTRTVGGRGQRKRSRFLDDIDPAKRRRRAESAGSSYSQRSTQPRSTQPRRSSKGRGDYGSAF; encoded by the coding sequence ATGACCGCAACACCTCAGCAGCCTCAGCATATGATCTCCGCAGACGATATTCTTGCCGGGCTTGACCCGGATCAGCGTGCGGTTGCCACCGAACTGGACGGTCCCATGCGCGTGCTGGCGGGTGCGGGTACCGGTAAGACTCGCGCGATTACGCACCGCATCGCCTACGGTATTGCGATTGGCCGCTACCAGGGCCCGCGCGTTCTCGCCCTGACCTTTACCTTGCGTGCTGCGGAGGAGATGCGTACCCGCCTGCACCAGCTGGGTGCGCACGGCGTGCAGGCGCGTACCTTCCACTCGGCGGCGCTACGTCAGCTGGCGTATTTCTGGCCGCAGGTGGTGGGCGGTACGTTCCCGTCCATCGTGCAGAATAAGGCGACTCTCATTACGGAGGCGGCGAACCGCCTGCGCATCAGCACGGACCGTTCCCTGCTGCGTGATTTGGCGTCGCTGATTGAGTGGGCGAAGGTTCAGCTGCTCACCCCGGACACCATCATGCAGCGCCTGAGCGAGAAGCAGCTGCCCTCGGCGATTACCCCGCAGAACATGCAGCGTATTTTCCAGGCGTATGAGGATTTGAAGGATGAGCGTAACTTCATCGACTTTGAGGACGTGCTGCTGCTGACCATCGCCATGCTGGAGGAGGACGAGAAGCTCGCCGCGACCGTCCGCAACCAGTACCGCCACTTTGTGGTGGACGAGTACCAGGACGTGTCCCCGCTACAGCAGCGTCTGCTGGATGTGTGGCTGGGCGGCCGCGACGATATTTGCGTGGTGGGCGACGCCTCCCAGACGATTTACTCTTTCACCGGCGCGACCAGCCGTTACCTGCTGGATTTTCCGCGCCGGTACCGTGGCGCACACACGGTGAAGCTGACCCGCGACTACCGTTCCCATTCGCAGGTGGTGGAGTTGGCGAACCGTCTGTTGGCGGCGCGTCGTCCGCATCCGGATTCGAGCCCGCATTCGTGGGCGCCGCCGCTGGAGCTGATGTCTCAGCGCGGCCCCGGCGTGGATGTGGAGTGGTTCGGCTACGCGGATGATGAGCAGGAGGCCGCCGGTATTGCCGAGGACATCCGCGACCTGATTGAGAAGGACGGAGTGCCGCCTTCGGAGATTGCGGTGCTGTTCCGCACGAACGCGCAGTCGGCGGCAATTGAATCTGCGCTGGCTGCCGCCCATATTCCGTACCAGCTGCGTGGCGCGGAGCGTTTCTTTGAGCGCCCCGAGGTCAAGCAGGCGATGCTTGCCCTGCGTGGTTCGGCGAAGTCCACGGACGGTACCGAGGATGTCACCCGCTACACCCGCGATGTGCTCGGCGGGCTCGGGTACAAAGAGGAGGGTCCCCTTTCGGGAGGCGCCACCCGCCAGAAGTGGGAGTCCCTCGCCGCCCTGGTGCACATGGTGGACATGATGGCGCAAAACCGCCAAGAGCAGCTTCAGGAGCACCGCGCGAACCCTCGCCCGGGCGTGCCCGAGCCGCTACCTTTGACCATGCACGAGGTGGTGGCGACCCTGAACCACCGCAGTGAATTCAACGACGCCCCGCAGGTCAACGGCGTAACCCTCGCCTCCCTGCACGCGGCTAAGGGTCTGGAGTGGGACGCCGTGTTCCTGTGCGGCCTGAACGAGGGCCTCATGCCGATCACCTTTGCGACTACCCCGGACGAGGTGGATGAGGAGCGCCGCCTGCTGTACGTGGGTATTACGCGCGCCCGTAAGTACCTGTGGCTGACCTGGACGATGACCCGCACCGTGGGTGGTCGCGGGCAGCGTAAGCGTTCGCGTTTCCTGGACGATATTGATCCGGCGAAGCGCCGCCGCAGGGCTGAGAGTGCTGGCTCGTCGTATAGCCAGCGTTCAACACAGCCTCGCTCAACACAGCCCCGCCGTTCGTCGAAGGGAAGAGGAGACTATGGCTCAGCGTTTTAA
- a CDS encoding M48 metallopeptidase family protein, which translates to MAQRFKREILPATEDRPQIELVRSARRTRTISMQRDGVDEHGSPAYRLLIPAASTSEEIDEHIARLLPRIQRRAARRERATQLTVTDEYLRSRALHLAQKNLPELVASGRLEKLSIRWVSNQRQRWGSATYANTQIRISSELQGVPEYVLDSVIHHELCHLLQPNHSAAFRTLEARYPQLLRAQAYLEGYALGRSRAEGERGEHGENSAD; encoded by the coding sequence ATGGCTCAGCGTTTTAAGCGTGAGATTCTGCCCGCCACCGAGGACCGCCCGCAGATTGAGCTGGTCCGCTCGGCGCGCCGCACCCGCACCATCAGCATGCAGCGCGACGGCGTGGACGAGCACGGCAGCCCCGCCTACCGCCTGCTCATTCCCGCCGCGAGTACGAGCGAAGAGATTGACGAGCATATTGCCCGCCTGTTGCCGCGCATTCAGCGTCGTGCCGCCCGCCGTGAGCGTGCCACGCAGCTGACGGTCACGGACGAGTACCTGCGCTCCCGCGCCCTGCACCTGGCGCAGAAGAACCTGCCGGAGCTGGTCGCCTCGGGCAGGCTCGAGAAGCTGTCGATTCGCTGGGTGAGCAATCAGCGTCAGCGCTGGGGCTCGGCAACCTACGCGAACACGCAGATCCGCATCTCCTCAGAGCTGCAGGGCGTACCCGAATACGTGCTGGATTCGGTGATTCACCACGAGCTCTGCCATCTGCTGCAGCCGAATCATTCGGCGGCGTTCCGTACCCTGGAGGCGCGTTACCCGCAGCTGCTGCGGGCACAAGCCTACCTGGAGGGGTACGCGCTGGGGCGCTCGCGTGCTGAAGGTGAACGGGGCGAGCACGGCGAAAACAGTGCGGACTAA
- a CDS encoding zinc-dependent metalloprotease, with amino-acid sequence MSENPTGGASNERDPLEEFIKKMQEQGFDPSAGATGQGGKGTSSNAQNPFGALFGEGGQNPFGISIDPEDLKNMGMSFDPAMMQSMFAQVQAMFSGAGASDSPSGVNWDSVKNQTRQMLASMGEDPSVPENLKRAVEDAANLADLWLDAVTIIERHNYPVQAWSKAEWVEHSFDSWREMVEPVAAEVTQSMIMPGAPEDVPEEISQILNSGFLNNIGSVIFGAQMAQALAQLAGEVYSSTDVGFPLAPGSSALLPNGYQQLADSIEVPPQEVLLYLAVRESALIRLHKANPWLREDLVQLVARYARGIRVDMNRMQDAASQVDMSNPDAVQEAFEGGMFSPQRTEDQELAVQRLEGLLALIEGWVSVVTEDATRNLPKAPQLTEIMARRRIDGGPSEQVFENLVGLELRPRLVREAQQFWRWYENAHGIEARDGLWDTPETLPTPAELEDFTAYDARMNEISLDDVDFDSELQKLLDGGFGDAPEEK; translated from the coding sequence ATGTCTGAGAACCCCACCGGCGGCGCCTCCAACGAGCGCGACCCCCTCGAAGAATTCATTAAGAAGATGCAGGAACAGGGCTTCGACCCCTCCGCAGGGGCAACCGGCCAGGGCGGCAAGGGCACCTCCTCCAACGCACAGAACCCCTTCGGCGCGCTCTTCGGCGAAGGCGGCCAGAACCCCTTCGGCATCAGCATCGACCCCGAAGACCTGAAGAACATGGGCATGAGCTTCGACCCCGCCATGATGCAGAGCATGTTCGCGCAGGTACAGGCAATGTTCTCCGGCGCGGGCGCATCCGACAGCCCCAGCGGCGTGAACTGGGATAGCGTGAAGAACCAGACCCGCCAGATGCTCGCCTCCATGGGCGAAGACCCCTCCGTACCCGAAAACCTCAAGCGCGCCGTAGAAGACGCGGCGAACCTCGCCGACCTCTGGCTGGACGCGGTGACTATCATTGAGCGCCACAACTACCCGGTGCAGGCGTGGTCCAAGGCGGAATGGGTGGAGCATTCCTTCGACTCCTGGCGCGAAATGGTCGAGCCGGTCGCAGCCGAAGTCACCCAGTCCATGATCATGCCCGGCGCTCCCGAAGACGTGCCCGAAGAGATCTCGCAGATTCTCAACAGCGGCTTCTTGAACAACATTGGTTCCGTGATTTTTGGTGCACAGATGGCGCAGGCGCTCGCACAGCTCGCCGGTGAGGTCTACTCCTCCACCGACGTGGGCTTCCCCCTCGCGCCCGGTTCCTCCGCGCTGCTGCCCAACGGCTACCAGCAGCTCGCCGACAGCATCGAGGTTCCCCCGCAGGAGGTTCTGCTCTACCTTGCCGTGCGTGAATCCGCGCTAATCCGCCTGCACAAGGCAAACCCCTGGCTGCGTGAAGACCTGGTCCAGCTCGTGGCGCGATACGCCCGCGGCATTCGTGTGGACATGAACCGCATGCAGGACGCCGCATCCCAGGTGGACATGAGCAACCCCGACGCCGTACAGGAAGCATTCGAAGGCGGCATGTTCAGTCCCCAGCGCACCGAAGACCAGGAACTGGCGGTACAGCGCCTGGAGGGTCTGCTCGCCCTCATCGAAGGCTGGGTATCCGTCGTAACCGAGGACGCGACCCGCAACCTACCCAAGGCACCGCAGCTGACCGAAATCATGGCGCGCCGCCGCATCGACGGTGGCCCCAGCGAGCAGGTCTTCGAGAACCTGGTCGGTCTGGAACTGCGCCCGCGCCTGGTGCGTGAGGCACAGCAGTTCTGGCGCTGGTACGAAAACGCCCACGGCATTGAGGCACGCGACGGCCTCTGGGACACCCCGGAGACCCTGCCCACCCCCGCCGAGCTGGAAGACTTCACCGCATACGATGCACGCATGAACGAAATCAGCCTGGACGACGTGGACTTCGACTCAGAGCTGCAGAAGCTGCTGGACGGCGGCTTCGGCGACGCACCCGAAGAAAAATAA
- a CDS encoding YlbL family protein, translating into MTKSTPDAEQQSNAASVSVKSNEKAAKRRSRFAPRRVNLRSVSAVATCALLAGAFVLPSSYVKEGPGPLFDVLGTYQEKDVIEVSGAPSYKTFGKMNMTTVSVSGGPYTELSGAEAFYGWLAFDGNRSLVVPTDALYPHVSHEQATAATGAQMADSQTQAKVAAMRQLKMAVTEKVQVLSTVEGSPAASALKADDRIVKVGEKQIETLTDVPKAVNASNGSPIDVTVERGGKQQTFKLTPVRSSDDSRWILGAGLKQSYDLPAHVQYNLDGVGGPSAGLMLALGTVDKLSEGTLLADEDAGGDPYRSYISGTGTIDANGKVGAIGGIKYKILATGRYGARYFLAPKDNCDSIVKMQAQDPDLFNYYHAGQVRGTMVVVPVSTLDEAVKTVEAIKSGTPDDSLPRCGS; encoded by the coding sequence ATGACTAAGTCCACCCCTGATGCTGAGCAGCAGTCGAACGCCGCCTCCGTGAGCGTGAAGAGTAATGAGAAGGCGGCTAAGCGCCGTTCGCGTTTTGCGCCGCGCCGCGTGAACCTGCGTTCGGTGAGCGCTGTGGCGACGTGCGCCCTGCTGGCTGGTGCTTTTGTTCTGCCCAGTTCCTATGTGAAGGAGGGCCCCGGCCCGCTCTTTGATGTGCTCGGAACGTACCAGGAGAAGGACGTCATTGAGGTTTCTGGCGCGCCCAGCTATAAGACGTTCGGCAAGATGAACATGACCACGGTGTCGGTTTCGGGTGGCCCGTACACGGAGCTGTCCGGCGCGGAGGCGTTCTACGGCTGGTTGGCGTTTGACGGTAACCGCAGCCTCGTGGTGCCGACCGATGCCCTGTACCCGCATGTGAGCCATGAGCAGGCGACGGCGGCGACCGGCGCGCAGATGGCTGATTCGCAGACTCAGGCGAAGGTCGCGGCGATGCGCCAGCTGAAGATGGCGGTGACAGAGAAGGTTCAGGTGCTTTCCACGGTGGAGGGTTCCCCGGCGGCGAGCGCTCTGAAGGCTGATGACCGCATCGTGAAGGTGGGGGAGAAGCAGATTGAGACTCTCACCGATGTTCCGAAGGCGGTGAACGCCTCGAACGGTTCGCCGATTGATGTGACCGTGGAACGTGGCGGCAAACAGCAGACGTTTAAGCTGACCCCGGTTCGTTCCAGTGACGATAGCCGCTGGATTCTGGGCGCGGGTTTGAAGCAGAGCTATGACCTGCCGGCGCACGTGCAGTACAACCTGGACGGTGTGGGCGGCCCGAGCGCCGGTCTGATGCTGGCGCTGGGCACGGTCGATAAGCTCAGCGAGGGTACCCTGCTCGCCGATGAGGATGCCGGAGGCGACCCGTACCGCAGCTACATTTCGGGTACCGGCACGATTGACGCGAACGGTAAGGTCGGCGCAATTGGCGGCATTAAGTACAAGATTCTTGCGACGGGCCGTTACGGCGCGCGCTACTTCTTGGCGCCTAAGGATAACTGCGATTCGATTGTGAAGATGCAGGCGCAGGACCCCGACCTGTTCAATTACTATCACGCCGGTCAGGTGCGCGGCACGATGGTGGTAGTCCCTGTTTCAACCCTGGATGAGGCGGTGAAGACGGTGGAGGCGATTAAGTCCGGCACCCCGGATGATTCCCTGCCCCGCTGCGGCTCCTAA